A region of the Bacteroidales bacterium genome:
GACTTGGAATGCGCTGGCAATTTGCCCCGCGAAGTTCGCTGAATGCCGGGTTTGGTGTTCACAGCATGATGCAGCCCCGCGAAATTTATTTTTACCAGGGTTACGATCCCAATACTGACAGCTATTCACGCACCAACGAAGACCTGAAAATGACACGCAGCAATCAGTTTGTGCTTGGTTATCAGTATTTGCTTAACAGTCATTTTCGTATCAAGGCCGAAACCTATTATCAGCAGCTTTACAATGTTCCTGTGAAGGAAAGTTTTCCGGAATTTTCACAGATCAATACCGGCGATATGTTTGGAGTTCCGAAACAAGACAGCCTTTTAAACAAGGGCAAAGGCCGAAACTATGGGCTTGAACTCACGGTTGAGAGATTCCTTAACAAAGGATGGTATTTCCTTCTCACTGCTTCGCTGTTCGATTCAAAATACACTGGTTATGATGGCGTATGGCGCAACACGGCTTTCAATGGAAATTATGTGTTTAACCTGCTGGGTGGCTATGAATTTAAAGTTGGTAAAAATGCCACACTTACTGTTGATCTGAAAACCGTGCTGGCCGGTGGCAAACGTTTTATCCCGGTTGATTTTGAAGAATCGCTGGCAAAAGGTAAACAAATTCATGATTGGAGCCGGAGTTATGAAAACCGCTTCGACGATTACTTCCGTACCGATCTGCGTTTTGGTATTCGCATCAACCGCAGCAAATTCAGTCACGAATGGGGCATTGATCTGCAAAACATCAGTGGTTACCAGAGTATATTTATGGAAAGTTACGATGCCCGTAAAAACGAAGTCTACCAGATTTACCAGCAAGGTTTTGTGCCGATGTTTTTATACCGGATACAGTTTTAGTAGTGAAGTAGCTCCACGCCCCACGCCCCAAGCTTAAAATCCAAAGCCCAAAATCTAAAATCAAAAAAACGGATAGGTGACAAATGTAGTTTTACGAATCTTGAATCTGGAATTTTGAATCAATAATTCAATTACTCCACGCCCTCTGCCCCATGCCCTGCAAAAAAATAAATCCACCAACCTTCCACATTTGACATCCCGAACCAAAATTCCCCTAAATTAGCCCCATCGTTATGGCAACCTTTAATTACCTAAATAATAGACTTTTCGTGCTGATTCCCCTGGTGGGCTTACTTATTTTCAGCATGTTTATGCTCAGCTACGGGTTCAGTGAAGTTGACCTGGCCGTAAAGCAGGTAATACTAAGCATCCTGAACACTGCAACTATCTGGCTTGGATGCATGGTGATTGTTCAGTTCCTGTGGTGGCGCTATCCCTGGGAGCAGAATCCCGTAAAGCATCTGATCATTGAGATTGTCGCAATACTGGTTTATACGCTATCTGTTAGCGGTTTGTTATACCTGCTTGCAACACGTTTCTGGAATATGGAAATCGTGAATGACCTTGGCCCGTCAATTCTCATTACATTGCTGATCACTTTCCTTATCACAGCCATACATGAGGGAGTTTTCTTTTATAATCAATGGAAATTTAATTTCTCAAAATCGGTTCGCCTCGAACGCGATAATATTGAAGCACGATACGAGGCTTTGCGTTCGCAGATAAACCCGCATTTTTTGTTCAACAGTCTGAATAGCCTGGTTAGCCTGGTTGAAGACAACAAAGAAGCCGTAGGATATATCCGGAATTTATCTGAACTCCTGCGTTATATGCTCAAGAGCAATGAAAAAGAACTCGTTTTGCTGCGCGATGAAATTGCTGTTTTAAATAATTATCTGACCCTGCAAAAAATGCGTTTCGGTGAGAACCTGTTAATTGTCAATAAGGTTACTGAAAGTAATTTCCATCATGCATTGCCGCCGCTAGCATTTCAGATGCTGGTTGAGAACGCCATCAAACACAATGTGATCACAAAAGAGAAACCATTGAAAATATCAATGTGGGTCGAAAAAGACATCTTATTTGTTGAGAACACCCTGCAAAAGAAGGAAGTGATGGGGTCAACCAAGCAAGGGCTTAAAAACATCAATGGACGCTATCGCTTGTTTACCTCACGCACAGTAAAAATTGATGAAGCAAACGGATGTTTTAAGGTCGGGCTTCCATTATTACAGGTAGAATTATGATACGAACCCTGATCATTGAAGACGAAGAAACCGCCGCTACCAGGCTTGAGAATCTGCTCCAACGGATTGAACCCGAAATCAATATCGTGGGGCGGCTGGACAGCGTTGAAGCTTCGGTGAAATGGCTGCAGAGCAATCCTGCCCCTGATTTACTTATGCTTGATATTCAGTTGGGCGATGGACTGAGTTTTGAAATCTTCCGCAAGGTAAAAGTGGATAGTTTTGTGATCTTTACCACTGCTTATGACGAATATGCTATCAAGGCTTTTGGATTGAACAGCATAGATTATTTGCTGAAACCGGTTGAAGAGGCAAAACTCAAACTAAGCCTTGAGAAGTTCAACAAGTTACGGTCCACATCAACCAGCATTGACATTGAGAAAATTGTGGGAATGATTGAAAGCCGCAAATCGCAGTTCAAAAAGCGTTTTGTTGTGAACATTGCCGACAAGATCAAAATGGTTGAAACCCGCGAAGTAGCCTATTTTTACACAATGGAAAAGTTTAGCTTTTTATGCACTCTCGATAACTTTCATTTCCCGCTTGAATTTTCTCTCGATCATCTAGAAAGCCTGCTCGATCCCGAATTCTTTTATCGTGTGAACCGGCAGTACATCATTAACTTTTCATCCATTAGCAAAATTCTTCTGCTCTCAAAAAGCCGTATAAAAATTGAAGTGCAACCACCCATCAAAGACGGCCTGATGGTGAGCAGCGCCCGAACGCCGGAATTCCGGAAATGGCTTGACAGATAATAATTTAATACGATCAACCCCCATTAGAAATGAAAACAACACTTAAAATCCTGATTTCAGTATTATTGCTGTTCAACAGTGCCGGCGCTTTTTATGGCGGTTGGAACCTGATGATTCAGCCCGATGGCAGCACCATGCAAATGTCGCTGGATTGGTTGCAGTATTCACCATTCCCAGATTACCTGATCCCGGGAATTATCCTGTTTATCGTTAATGGTTTGTTCGGATTATTTGTGTTCGGAACCATACTGCTACGGCACAAATTGTATCCCTGGTTTGTGATCGCACAAGGCCTGATCCTAACCGGCTGGATTGTTATACAAATGTTGATGGTGCGCAGTGTAGTGGGAATTCAGGTGCTTTTTGGAAGCATAGGGTTGTTGCTGATTTTGCTGGGATGGGCGTTAATCAGAACAAATAAGGTTCGCAAAGTAAGTGCATAATTAGTGATCCCTTTTTTTGCTTTCATTTTCTTCATTCATTTTGTTTTGAACCATTTGAGTTCTGAGAAACAATCCGGTGTTGCAGTTGTTATCAGGTATTATTTTACGAACACAAAACCAACAACATGTCAAGAAATTATTCTTTAAATACATACGGCTATAAATCAAAGCTCAATCTCTTGGAAACTGAAAAAGGAATCAAGCTGATCAAAGATAACTTTGAACGTAAACTAGCTAAAAGACTCAAGCTACAAAGAGTTTCTGCTCCCAGGTTTCTTGCAACAGGCAACGGCCTGCAGGATGAACTCGACGGCTCACAGGTTCCTGTAGGTTTCAAAACAAGGTTTTCTG
Encoded here:
- a CDS encoding sensor histidine kinase is translated as MATFNYLNNRLFVLIPLVGLLIFSMFMLSYGFSEVDLAVKQVILSILNTATIWLGCMVIVQFLWWRYPWEQNPVKHLIIEIVAILVYTLSVSGLLYLLATRFWNMEIVNDLGPSILITLLITFLITAIHEGVFFYNQWKFNFSKSVRLERDNIEARYEALRSQINPHFLFNSLNSLVSLVEDNKEAVGYIRNLSELLRYMLKSNEKELVLLRDEIAVLNNYLTLQKMRFGENLLIVNKVTESNFHHALPPLAFQMLVENAIKHNVITKEKPLKISMWVEKDILFVENTLQKKEVMGSTKQGLKNINGRYRLFTSRTVKIDEANGCFKVGLPLLQVEL
- a CDS encoding response regulator transcription factor, which translates into the protein MIRTLIIEDEETAATRLENLLQRIEPEINIVGRLDSVEASVKWLQSNPAPDLLMLDIQLGDGLSFEIFRKVKVDSFVIFTTAYDEYAIKAFGLNSIDYLLKPVEEAKLKLSLEKFNKLRSTSTSIDIEKIVGMIESRKSQFKKRFVVNIADKIKMVETREVAYFYTMEKFSFLCTLDNFHFPLEFSLDHLESLLDPEFFYRVNRQYIINFSSISKILLLSKSRIKIEVQPPIKDGLMVSSARTPEFRKWLDR